From Salvia splendens isolate huo1 chromosome 3, SspV2, whole genome shotgun sequence, a single genomic window includes:
- the LOC121795464 gene encoding telomere repeat-binding protein 3-like, whose amino-acid sequence MFAGSPKKKDECATAIYQKKRDGVGGRRKHHRLWTIAEVKKLVDGVAEYGVGRWSRIKKIYFPASAHRTSLDLKDKWRNLLKASGLQGRHNEQGEKKRNVAWRPLPKSILLRVCELAAMHPYPKGGKPKTGLIRHVSPDKSTDITLSDYRRILRSISGS is encoded by the exons ATGTTTGCTGGGAGCCCAAAAAAGAAAGATGAGTGCGCAACAGCAATATATCAAAAGAAAAGAGACGGGGTTGGTGGCCGGAGGAAGCATCATAGGCTTTGGACTATTGCTGAGGTTAAAAAATTAGTTGATGGTGTCGCTGAGTATGGTGTTGGAAGATGGAGTAGGATAAAAAAGATTTACTTTCCTGCATCTGCCCATCGTACCTCTCTAGATCTCAAG GACAAATGGCGAAATCTTTTGAAAGCAAGCGGTTTGCAGGGACGACACAATGAACAG GGAGAGAAGAAGCGCAACGTGGCATGGCGGCCTCTGCCAAAGTCCATCTTGCTGCGCGTTTGTGAATTGGCGGCAATGCACCCTTATCCCAAGGGCGGGAAACCGAAGACGGGACTTATTCGCCATGTTTCTCCAGATAAAAGTACCGATATTACATTGAGCGACTATAGAAGGATCTTACGAAGTATTAGCGGTAGTTGA